From Rhizobium sp. BT03, one genomic window encodes:
- a CDS encoding aspartate aminotransferase family protein gives MLDKSNELTAWDRDHFFHPSTHMGMHARGETPTRVVAGGEGVYITDTTGRKSLDAFAGLYCVNVGYGRQKIADAIAEQAKDLAYYHAYVGHGTEASIALSKMIIDRAPAGMSRVYFGLSGSDANETNIKLIWYYNNILGRPDKKKIISRWRGYHGSGVMTGSLTGLALFHNAFDLPRAPILHTEAPYYFRRPDRAMDEEQFSHYCADKLEEMILTEGPDTIAAFIGEPILGTGGIVPPPKGYWQKIQSVLDKYDILLVADEVVTGFGRLGTMFGSDHYGMKPDLITIAKGLTSAYAPLSGSIVSDKMWQVLVQGSDELGAIGHGWTYSAHPICAAAGIANLELIDELGIVENAGATGAYFRSELVKAVGGHRNVGDVRGDGLMAAIEFVEDKDDRKFFDAGRKIGPQVAAALLERGVIGRAMPQGDILGFAPPLCLTREEADVVVRAAAEAIESVFKTI, from the coding sequence ATGCTCGATAAAAGCAACGAACTCACCGCCTGGGACCGCGATCACTTCTTCCATCCCTCCACCCATATGGGCATGCATGCGCGCGGCGAGACGCCGACCCGCGTCGTCGCCGGCGGCGAAGGCGTCTACATCACCGACACGACGGGACGCAAAAGCCTCGACGCCTTTGCCGGGCTCTATTGCGTCAATGTCGGCTATGGCCGCCAGAAGATTGCCGATGCCATCGCCGAACAGGCGAAGGATCTCGCCTATTATCATGCCTATGTCGGCCACGGCACGGAAGCTTCGATTGCGCTTTCGAAGATGATCATCGATCGTGCGCCTGCTGGCATGAGCCGCGTCTATTTCGGCCTCTCGGGCTCGGACGCCAACGAGACCAACATCAAGCTCATCTGGTACTACAACAACATTCTCGGCCGGCCGGACAAGAAAAAGATCATCTCGCGCTGGCGCGGTTATCACGGCTCCGGCGTCATGACCGGCAGCCTCACCGGCCTGGCGCTCTTCCACAATGCCTTCGACCTGCCGCGCGCGCCGATCCTGCACACCGAAGCGCCCTATTATTTCCGCCGGCCCGACCGCGCGATGGACGAGGAGCAGTTCTCGCATTATTGCGCCGACAAGCTTGAGGAAATGATCCTCACCGAAGGTCCTGATACCATCGCCGCCTTCATCGGCGAACCCATTCTCGGCACCGGCGGCATCGTGCCGCCGCCGAAGGGCTATTGGCAGAAGATCCAGTCCGTCCTCGACAAATACGACATCCTGCTCGTCGCCGACGAAGTCGTCACCGGCTTCGGCCGTCTCGGCACGATGTTCGGCTCGGATCATTACGGCATGAAGCCGGATCTGATCACCATCGCCAAGGGCCTGACCTCCGCTTATGCCCCGCTTTCCGGCAGCATCGTTTCGGACAAGATGTGGCAGGTGCTGGTGCAGGGTTCCGATGAATTGGGAGCAATCGGCCACGGCTGGACCTATTCCGCCCATCCGATCTGCGCTGCCGCCGGCATCGCCAACCTGGAGCTGATCGACGAACTCGGCATCGTCGAAAATGCCGGCGCGACCGGCGCCTATTTCCGCTCGGAACTGGTAAAAGCGGTGGGCGGCCACCGGAACGTCGGCGACGTCCGCGGCGACGGCCTGATGGCGGCAATCGAATTCGTCGAGGACAAAGACGATCGAAAATTCTTCGATGCCGGCCGCAAGATCGGGCCGCAGGTCGCCGCCGCTCTTCTCGAACGCGGCGTCATCGGTCGCGCCATGCCGCAAGGCGATATTCTCGGCTTTGCGCCGCCGCTCTGCCTCACACGCGAAGAGGCGGACGTCGTCGTCAGGGCGGCAGCGGAGGCGATCGAAAGCGTTTTCAAGACGATCTGA
- the ehuC gene encoding ectoine/hydroxyectoine ABC transporter permease subunit EhuC: protein MSVWSGYLTLILEGALVTLQLTVMGSALALVMAFVAGLGRLSRFFAVRALATAYIEFFRGTSIFVQLFWVYFVLPFAGLTLTPLQAGVLALGLNVGAYAAEVVRGAVKAVGREQSEACVALNLSRYQRMRYVILPQALPLMLPTFCNNAIELLKGTAVVSLISLTDMTFQAQVVRAQTGNTLVPFATILILYFLMALAISAAMRWLERRMARSLDGIRT, encoded by the coding sequence ATGTCGGTATGGTCCGGCTATCTGACACTGATCCTCGAGGGTGCCCTGGTGACGCTCCAGCTGACGGTCATGGGCTCTGCGCTGGCGCTTGTCATGGCCTTCGTGGCGGGCCTCGGCCGCCTGTCGCGCTTCTTTGCCGTCAGGGCACTGGCGACGGCCTATATCGAGTTCTTCCGCGGCACTTCGATCTTCGTGCAGCTCTTCTGGGTCTACTTCGTGCTGCCTTTTGCCGGCTTGACCCTGACGCCGCTGCAGGCGGGCGTGCTGGCGCTTGGGCTGAATGTCGGCGCTTATGCGGCGGAAGTGGTGCGCGGCGCCGTCAAGGCCGTCGGGCGCGAACAGTCGGAAGCCTGCGTCGCGCTCAACCTGTCGCGCTATCAGCGCATGCGCTACGTCATCCTGCCGCAGGCGCTGCCCTTGATGCTGCCGACCTTTTGCAACAATGCGATCGAGCTTTTGAAGGGTACCGCCGTCGTATCGCTGATCTCGCTGACGGACATGACCTTTCAGGCCCAGGTGGTGCGGGCGCAGACCGGCAATACGCTGGTGCCCTTCGCGACGATCCTCATTCTCTATTTTCTCATGGCCCTGGCGATTTCGGCGGCGATGCGCTGGCTGGAGCGGCGCATGGCCCGCAGCCTCGACGGCATAAGGACCTGA
- the ehuA gene encoding ectoine/hydroxyectoine ABC transporter ATP-binding protein EhuA → MPAPIIRIDNIVKRYGPLTVLDGLSMNVMPGEKLALIGPSGSGKTTILRILMTLETISGGHIEVDGEQLYHMPRGSGLVPADERHLHRMREKIGMVFQHFNLFPHKCVLDNVTLAPMLTKGIKRPQAEKRAMELLDMVGLADKARSVPAQLSGGQKQRVAIARALALSPKIMLFDEVTSALDPELVEEVLNVMRRLASETDMTMLLVTHEMGFAHDFADRVLFFDRGRIVEEGKPGDIFRNPTQERTQTFLRKIIAAGHRV, encoded by the coding sequence ATGCCCGCGCCCATCATCCGCATCGACAACATCGTCAAGAGATACGGCCCGCTGACCGTGCTTGACGGGCTGTCGATGAATGTCATGCCGGGTGAGAAGCTGGCGCTGATCGGGCCGTCCGGCTCCGGCAAGACGACGATCCTGCGCATCCTGATGACGCTGGAGACGATCAGCGGCGGCCATATCGAGGTCGACGGTGAACAGCTTTACCACATGCCGCGTGGCAGCGGTCTGGTGCCGGCCGATGAGCGGCATCTGCATCGCATGCGCGAGAAGATCGGCATGGTCTTTCAGCACTTCAATCTCTTTCCGCATAAATGCGTCCTCGACAATGTGACGCTGGCGCCGATGCTGACCAAGGGCATCAAGCGCCCGCAGGCCGAAAAGCGGGCGATGGAGCTTCTCGATATGGTCGGCCTGGCCGACAAGGCGAGAAGCGTCCCGGCGCAGCTTTCCGGCGGGCAGAAGCAGCGTGTCGCCATCGCCCGGGCGCTGGCCCTGTCGCCGAAGATCATGCTGTTCGACGAGGTGACCTCGGCGCTCGATCCGGAATTGGTCGAAGAGGTGCTGAACGTCATGCGGCGGCTGGCCTCCGAGACCGACATGACCATGCTTCTCGTCACCCATGAAATGGGCTTCGCCCATGATTTCGCTGACCGCGTGCTGTTCTTCGATCGCGGCAGGATCGTCGAGGAAGGCAAGCCGGGCGACATCTTCCGCAATCCGACGCAGGAAAGGACGCAGACCTTCCTGCGCAAGATCATAGCGGCGGGGCACCGCGTCTGA
- a CDS encoding alcohol dehydrogenase family protein: MTIPEKMAAVLLTGHGGLEKLVYDRDVPVPTPADGEVLIRVTACGMNNTDVWVRQGAYGTEDDPSAVSTWRRQGNTLSFPRIQGTDTVGHIVGVGAGIDPARIGERVMVDFSIYNRDDDSLADIDYMGHGRDGGYAEYMALPAENAHVVATDLADVELATFCCAYLTGERMLERARLAAGERVLVTGASGGVGSAIIQLARARGAVPIAVAGPGKEAAMLEIGAEAVVTRGKGDLVEAVHSASRGEPIDVVADLVGGPLFNDLLKILRPEGRYTTAGAIAGPVVQLDLRTMYLKQLELHGSSQGSRADFRRLVGYIESRKIRPLVGGVYPLSEFHRAQTDFMAKNFVGKLVVVPDQR, translated from the coding sequence ATGACGATCCCGGAAAAGATGGCCGCCGTATTGCTGACCGGCCATGGCGGCCTGGAGAAGCTCGTCTATGACAGGGACGTGCCGGTCCCGACACCAGCGGACGGCGAGGTTCTGATCCGCGTCACCGCCTGCGGCATGAACAATACCGATGTCTGGGTACGTCAGGGCGCCTACGGCACCGAGGACGATCCATCCGCCGTCTCCACCTGGCGCAGGCAGGGCAATACGCTGAGCTTCCCGCGCATTCAGGGCACGGATACGGTCGGCCATATCGTCGGCGTCGGCGCCGGCATCGATCCGGCGCGCATCGGCGAACGCGTCATGGTCGATTTCTCGATTTACAATCGCGACGACGACAGCCTCGCCGACATCGACTACATGGGTCATGGCCGCGACGGCGGGTATGCCGAATATATGGCGCTGCCGGCCGAAAACGCTCATGTCGTCGCAACCGATCTGGCCGACGTCGAGCTCGCCACCTTCTGCTGCGCCTATCTGACCGGCGAGCGCATGCTGGAGCGGGCAAGGCTTGCCGCCGGCGAGCGCGTCCTGGTGACCGGCGCCTCCGGCGGTGTCGGCTCGGCGATCATCCAGCTTGCGCGTGCCCGCGGTGCCGTCCCGATCGCCGTCGCCGGTCCCGGCAAGGAGGCGGCGATGCTCGAGATCGGCGCCGAAGCGGTCGTCACCCGCGGCAAGGGCGATCTGGTCGAAGCCGTGCATTCCGCCAGCCGCGGCGAGCCGATCGATGTCGTCGCCGATCTCGTTGGCGGGCCGCTGTTCAACGACCTCCTGAAGATCCTGCGCCCCGAAGGCCGCTATACCACGGCCGGCGCGATCGCCGGCCCGGTCGTCCAGCTCGACCTCAGGACCATGTATTTGAAGCAGTTGGAACTGCACGGCTCCAGCCAGGGAAGTCGCGCCGATTTCCGCCGGCTCGTCGGCTATATCGAAAGCCGGAAAATCCGGCCCCTCGTCGGCGGCGTCTACCCGCTGTCGGAATTCCACCGCGCCCAGACCGATTTCATGGCGAAGAACTTCGTCGGCAAACTGGTCGTGGTTCCCGACCAGAGATAG
- a CDS encoding ThuA domain-containing protein, with protein MTIRTVVWGENIHENINEIVRGIYPEGMHTTIANALNADPAISATTATLQEPEHGLSEARLAETDVLTWWGHKDHGAVSDVVVERVARRVWEGMGLLVLHSGHFSKIFKRLMGTPCALKWREAGERERLWTINQRHPIAAGIGEHFELENEEMYGEQFSVPEPLETVFISWFQGGEVFRSGLTWRRGAGNIFYFRPGHETYPTYHDATIQKVLINGVKWAYNPEAALTGITDAPNVPVEKALEPIVERGPRLHQAGEAGYR; from the coding sequence ATGACCATTCGCACCGTTGTGTGGGGTGAAAACATCCACGAAAATATCAATGAGATCGTCCGCGGCATCTATCCCGAGGGCATGCACACGACGATCGCCAACGCGCTGAATGCCGATCCTGCCATCTCCGCGACGACGGCGACGCTGCAGGAGCCGGAGCATGGCCTCAGCGAAGCCCGGCTTGCCGAAACCGACGTCTTGACCTGGTGGGGCCACAAGGATCATGGCGCGGTCTCCGACGTCGTCGTCGAGCGGGTCGCCAGGCGCGTCTGGGAAGGCATGGGCCTGCTGGTGCTGCATTCCGGCCATTTCTCCAAGATCTTCAAGCGGCTGATGGGCACGCCCTGCGCGCTGAAATGGCGCGAGGCGGGCGAGCGCGAGCGGCTGTGGACGATCAACCAGCGCCACCCGATCGCCGCCGGCATCGGCGAGCATTTCGAGCTCGAGAACGAGGAAATGTACGGCGAGCAGTTCTCGGTGCCGGAGCCGCTTGAAACGGTGTTCATCTCCTGGTTCCAGGGCGGCGAGGTGTTCCGCTCGGGCCTGACCTGGCGGCGCGGCGCCGGCAACATCTTCTATTTCCGCCCCGGCCACGAGACCTATCCGACCTATCATGACGCCACCATCCAGAAGGTGCTGATCAACGGCGTCAAGTGGGCCTATAACCCTGAAGCAGCGTTGACTGGTATTACCGACGCTCCAAATGTGCCGGTAGAAAAGGCGCTGGAGCCGATCGTCGAACGTGGCCCGAGACTGCACCAGGCCGGCGAAGCCGGTTACCGCTGA
- a CDS encoding DUF4112 domain-containing protein — translation MDTGKTTYLTAAELGRIRRAAGIARLMDTAVRLPVVGVRIGADSVLGLIPAVGDIAGSLIGLFIIDDARRLGLPAHKLARMAVNLGVDAACGTVPLIGDIFDVYFKSHRRNVGIILDHFGVSEDELNRHI, via the coding sequence ATGGACACGGGCAAAACGACATACCTCACCGCTGCCGAGCTCGGGCGAATTCGGCGCGCTGCCGGCATAGCCCGTCTGATGGATACTGCGGTCCGATTGCCGGTCGTCGGCGTGCGGATCGGGGCGGACTCGGTGCTCGGTCTCATCCCGGCGGTGGGCGACATTGCCGGATCGCTGATCGGTCTTTTCATCATCGACGACGCAAGGCGGCTCGGCCTTCCCGCTCACAAGCTCGCCCGCATGGCGGTCAATCTCGGCGTCGACGCCGCCTGCGGGACGGTTCCCCTGATCGGCGATATTTTCGATGTCTATTTCAAGTCTCACCGCCGCAACGTCGGCATCATCCTCGACCACTTCGGCGTGAGCGAGGACGAGCTGAACCGGCACATCTGA
- the ehuB gene encoding ectoine/hydroxyectoine ABC transporter substrate-binding protein EhuB, protein MKAGYVLSAVSLSVLLVAAAGPASGADDKLEQLKEQGFARIAIANEPPFTAVGADGKVSGAAPDVARVIFEKLGVKEVVASISEYGAMIPGLQAGRHDAITAGLFMKPERCNAVAYSEPILCDAEAFALKKGNPLRLTSYKDIADNPDAKIGAPGGGTEEKLALEAGVPRDRVIVVPDGQSGIKMLQDGRIDVYSLPVLSIHDLMAKAKDPNLETVAPVVNAPVYCDGAAFRKQDVALRDAFDVELKKLKESGEFAKIIEPYGFSAKAAMSTSRDKLCAAAK, encoded by the coding sequence ATGAAAGCAGGATATGTTTTGAGCGCCGTCAGCCTGTCGGTGCTGCTGGTCGCGGCGGCCGGCCCGGCATCCGGCGCTGATGACAAGCTCGAGCAACTGAAGGAGCAGGGCTTTGCCCGCATCGCCATCGCCAACGAGCCGCCGTTCACGGCCGTCGGTGCCGATGGCAAGGTGTCGGGCGCTGCGCCCGATGTGGCGCGCGTGATCTTCGAAAAGCTCGGCGTCAAGGAAGTGGTCGCCTCGATCTCGGAATATGGCGCGATGATCCCCGGCCTTCAGGCCGGCCGCCATGACGCGATCACCGCCGGCCTGTTCATGAAGCCGGAGCGTTGCAATGCCGTCGCTTATTCTGAACCGATCCTCTGCGACGCCGAAGCCTTTGCTCTCAAGAAGGGCAACCCGCTGAGGCTGACGAGCTACAAGGATATTGCCGACAATCCGGACGCCAAGATCGGCGCGCCAGGCGGCGGCACCGAGGAGAAGCTGGCGCTCGAAGCCGGCGTGCCGCGTGATCGCGTCATCGTCGTGCCGGATGGCCAGAGCGGCATCAAGATGCTGCAGGACGGCCGCATCGACGTCTATTCGCTGCCGGTTCTGTCGATCCACGACCTGATGGCCAAGGCGAAAGATCCCAATCTCGAAACCGTCGCTCCCGTCGTCAATGCACCGGTCTATTGCGATGGCGCCGCCTTCCGCAAGCAGGACGTCGCGCTGCGCGATGCTTTCGACGTCGAGCTGAAGAAGCTGAAGGAATCGGGCGAATTCGCCAAGATCATCGAACCCTACGGCTTCTCGGCCAAGGCGGCGATGTCGACGAGCCGCGACAAGCTCTGCGCCGCAGCCAAGTAA
- a CDS encoding PLP-dependent aminotransferase family protein, whose product MTKWRPDPSQLRRPAYLSLAEQIANAITDGKLSDGAQLPPHRKLADDLHLSVQTVSRAYDELSRRGLISGEIGRGSFVQTRPREPEPPYLPERLGEVIDLSILKPVCEQIHLERLRQAFGWLSENLPSSSALSFRPNMVFPRHRTVATEWLARCGLEVSPLNVSVTNGATSGMTVALMSVAPPGSTIATEAVSHHTLVPLCGYLGLHLEGLAIDEEGMIPEALDEACRTGPIRAIFLQPSVINPMAALMSAERRQALAAVAAKHDIAIIENDILGPMVENRAPPMAAFAPERTLYVTSFTKITVPGLRIGYLVAPDRYVAAVANRHLVSSWMATPAMAEIATRWVSDGTAMELVNWQRRALASRHAIAAEMLAGLPYRAHPQSLHVWLPLSGHHAEDGFVSQARLRGVAIAPGKSFRTADQGSTPAVRISLGSTTESELRTGLGIVAALAQGNPEELLLAI is encoded by the coding sequence ATGACAAAGTGGCGCCCCGATCCCTCGCAACTCCGCCGGCCGGCCTACCTCTCGCTCGCCGAGCAGATCGCCAATGCGATTACCGACGGCAAGCTTTCCGACGGGGCGCAATTGCCGCCGCACCGCAAGCTGGCGGATGATCTGCATCTTTCCGTGCAGACGGTGAGCCGCGCCTATGATGAGCTCAGCCGCCGCGGGCTGATATCGGGCGAGATCGGCCGCGGCAGCTTCGTCCAGACCAGGCCGCGCGAGCCGGAGCCGCCTTATCTGCCGGAGCGGCTGGGCGAGGTGATCGATCTGTCGATCCTGAAGCCGGTCTGCGAACAGATCCATCTGGAAAGGCTGCGCCAGGCCTTCGGCTGGCTTTCGGAAAACCTGCCCTCCAGTTCGGCCCTATCGTTCCGGCCGAACATGGTGTTCCCGCGTCACCGCACTGTCGCCACCGAATGGCTGGCGCGCTGTGGGCTCGAGGTATCGCCGCTGAACGTTAGCGTGACGAATGGCGCGACCTCGGGCATGACGGTGGCGCTGATGAGCGTCGCGCCGCCCGGTTCGACGATTGCGACCGAAGCGGTCAGCCACCATACGCTGGTGCCGCTCTGCGGCTATCTCGGCCTGCACCTCGAAGGGCTGGCGATCGACGAGGAGGGCATGATTCCGGAGGCGCTTGACGAAGCCTGCCGCACGGGGCCGATCCGGGCAATCTTTCTGCAGCCCTCGGTGATCAATCCGATGGCGGCGCTGATGAGCGCCGAGCGCCGGCAGGCGCTGGCCGCCGTGGCCGCCAAGCATGACATTGCGATCATCGAAAACGACATTCTCGGTCCGATGGTTGAGAACCGCGCGCCGCCGATGGCGGCGTTCGCGCCGGAGCGGACGCTCTACGTCACCAGCTTCACGAAGATCACCGTCCCCGGCCTCAGGATCGGCTACCTCGTCGCCCCCGACCGCTATGTCGCTGCCGTCGCCAACCGGCATCTCGTTTCCAGCTGGATGGCGACGCCTGCCATGGCCGAGATCGCCACCCGCTGGGTCAGCGACGGCACGGCGATGGAGCTGGTCAACTGGCAGCGCCGCGCCCTTGCGAGCCGCCACGCGATCGCGGCGGAGATGCTGGCCGGGCTGCCTTACCGGGCGCATCCGCAAAGCCTGCACGTCTGGCTGCCGCTCTCCGGCCACCATGCGGAGGACGGGTTTGTCTCGCAGGCCAGGCTGCGCGGGGTGGCGATCGCGCCCGGCAAATCGTTCCGCACCGCCGACCAGGGCTCGACGCCGGCCGTGCGTATCTCGCTCGGTTCGACGACGGAAAGCGAATTGCGGACCGGTCTTGGGATCGTCGCCGCATTGGCGCAGGGAAATCCGGAAGAGCTGCTGCTGGCGATTTGA
- a CDS encoding NAD-dependent succinate-semialdehyde dehydrogenase: MTAVFARPAYHDALSRLSDRHLLRDLAYVGGRWIAGKIGESFEVTDPASSATLAWVASLGTDETEAAIDAASEAFAGWRAMLPQNRAAILRKWHALVLGAKEDLALIMTLEQGKPLAESRGEIDYAASFLEWYAEEGKRLNAESVTSHLPDAEMIIRREALGVVGIVTPWNFPSAMVTRKAAAALAAGCTVVAHPSSETPLSALALAELGERAGIPPGVFNVVTGQAAPIVGALCEDVRVRALSFTGSTSIGKLIVSQCAPTLKRLVMELGGHAPLIVFEDADIAKAVEIAVNAKFATSGQDCLAANRIFVQRRIADDFAKAFAARIAALKVGAGLEDGAEIGPLMHERAVVKVEEQVADALARGARLVTGGRRHKAGRLFYEPTLLTDVAANALIMREETFGPVAALTTFDTEDEVVARANDTEYGLVAYIVTENGARQMRLGRALEYGMVAVNRVKITGGPIPFGGWKQSGLGREGSRHGLEAFTELKYLCIDTAA; this comes from the coding sequence ATGACCGCCGTTTTTGCCCGCCCCGCCTATCATGATGCGCTGTCGCGGCTTTCCGATCGCCATCTCCTGCGCGATCTCGCCTATGTCGGCGGCCGCTGGATCGCCGGCAAGATCGGCGAAAGTTTCGAGGTTACCGATCCGGCCTCCTCAGCGACGCTGGCTTGGGTGGCAAGCCTTGGCACGGACGAGACAGAGGCGGCGATCGATGCAGCGTCAGAGGCTTTTGCCGGCTGGCGTGCCATGCTGCCGCAGAACCGGGCGGCGATCCTGCGGAAGTGGCACGCGCTGGTGCTCGGGGCCAAGGAGGATCTAGCGCTGATCATGACGCTCGAGCAAGGCAAGCCGCTGGCGGAATCGCGCGGCGAGATCGATTACGCCGCCTCCTTCCTCGAATGGTATGCCGAGGAAGGCAAGCGGTTGAATGCCGAAAGCGTCACCAGCCATCTGCCGGACGCGGAAATGATCATCCGGCGCGAGGCGCTCGGCGTCGTCGGCATCGTCACACCCTGGAATTTTCCCTCGGCCATGGTCACGCGCAAGGCTGCCGCCGCCCTTGCCGCCGGCTGCACGGTCGTCGCTCACCCCTCTTCCGAGACGCCGCTTTCAGCACTTGCCCTTGCCGAACTCGGCGAAAGGGCCGGCATTCCCCCAGGGGTCTTCAATGTCGTTACCGGCCAAGCCGCGCCGATTGTGGGCGCGCTCTGTGAAGACGTCCGGGTGCGTGCATTGAGCTTTACCGGTTCGACAAGCATCGGCAAGCTTATTGTCAGCCAATGCGCGCCGACCCTGAAGCGGCTGGTGATGGAACTCGGCGGCCACGCTCCGCTGATCGTCTTCGAAGACGCCGATATCGCCAAGGCGGTCGAAATTGCCGTCAACGCCAAGTTTGCCACATCGGGCCAGGATTGCCTTGCCGCCAACCGGATCTTCGTCCAGCGGCGGATCGCTGACGACTTCGCCAAGGCTTTCGCCGCCCGCATCGCCGCGCTGAAGGTCGGCGCCGGGCTTGAGGATGGCGCCGAGATCGGGCCGCTGATGCATGAGCGCGCCGTCGTCAAAGTCGAGGAACAGGTCGCCGACGCGCTGGCGCGCGGCGCCCGGCTCGTCACCGGCGGCAGGCGCCATAAGGCCGGCCGGCTGTTCTACGAGCCGACGCTTTTGACTGATGTGGCGGCGAATGCGCTGATCATGCGCGAGGAGACTTTTGGGCCTGTGGCGGCACTGACCACGTTCGACACCGAAGACGAGGTCGTCGCCCGCGCCAACGATACCGAATACGGCCTCGTCGCCTATATCGTCACGGAAAACGGCGCGCGGCAGATGCGCCTCGGGCGGGCGCTGGAATACGGCATGGTAGCGGTCAACCGCGTGAAGATCACCGGCGGCCCGATACCCTTCGGCGGCTGGAAGCAATCAGGTCTTGGCCGCGAGGGCTCACGCCACGGGCTCGAAGCCTTCACCGAGCTCAAATATCTCTGCATCGACACCGCCGCTTAA
- a CDS encoding Gfo/Idh/MocA family protein — MRLIILGTGGWANTHAMHFSEIAGVKIVAAVDTDDVRLRAFALRHAIPLTFTSLDDALAWGEFDAVTNVTPDRAHYSTTMTLLAAGKHVLCEKPLAVNYREAKEMAEAAVASGKVTMVNLTYRNVAPLQAARKMVLDGRLGAIRHFEASYLQSWLVSKAWGDWTKESQWLWRLSTKHGSNGVLGDVGIHILDFAVFAAGSDVKAAASHLKVFDKGPGNRIGEYDLDANDSFLMMAELENGAAGVIHATRWATGHLNELRLRLHGDKGALEVVHTPEGSTLRTCEGADADKAIWRTIEVKPVLTNFQRFANAVQKGQPDEPGFGHAAKLQYVLDHAVKTAGALTEL; from the coding sequence ATGCGCTTGATCATTCTCGGTACCGGAGGATGGGCAAACACCCATGCCATGCATTTTTCGGAAATCGCCGGCGTCAAAATCGTCGCGGCCGTCGATACCGACGACGTTCGGCTGCGGGCCTTCGCGCTCAGGCATGCTATCCCGCTGACGTTCACGTCGCTCGATGACGCCCTTGCCTGGGGTGAGTTTGACGCCGTCACCAATGTCACGCCAGACCGCGCCCACTATTCCACGACGATGACGTTACTTGCCGCCGGCAAGCATGTGCTCTGCGAGAAGCCGCTGGCGGTCAACTACCGAGAGGCCAAGGAGATGGCCGAGGCTGCGGTGGCCTCCGGCAAGGTCACCATGGTAAACCTGACCTATCGCAATGTGGCGCCGCTGCAAGCCGCCCGCAAGATGGTGCTGGACGGGCGTCTCGGCGCCATCCGCCACTTCGAAGCGTCCTATCTTCAGAGCTGGCTGGTCTCGAAGGCCTGGGGCGACTGGACCAAGGAATCGCAATGGCTCTGGCGGCTGTCGACGAAGCACGGCTCCAATGGGGTGCTGGGCGATGTCGGTATCCACATCCTCGACTTCGCGGTCTTTGCCGCCGGAAGCGACGTCAAGGCGGCGGCATCGCATCTCAAGGTGTTCGACAAGGGCCCCGGGAACCGCATCGGCGAGTATGATCTCGACGCAAACGACAGTTTCCTGATGATGGCCGAACTGGAAAACGGTGCAGCTGGCGTCATCCATGCGACGCGCTGGGCGACCGGCCACCTGAACGAATTGCGGCTGCGTCTGCACGGAGACAAGGGCGCCCTGGAGGTGGTGCACACGCCTGAAGGCTCCACCCTCAGAACCTGTGAAGGCGCCGATGCCGACAAGGCGATCTGGCGCACGATCGAGGTCAAACCGGTCCTCACGAATTTCCAGCGATTTGCTAACGCCGTGCAAAAGGGGCAGCCGGATGAGCCGGGCTTCGGCCACGCGGCCAAGCTGCAATATGTTCTTGATCACGCCGTGAAGACGGCCGGCGCACTGACCGAGCTTTAG
- a CDS encoding Lrp/AsnC family transcriptional regulator: MKLDAIDLRILDAVQRDGRITKLALAEKAGLSPTPCWMRLRKLEKAGVITGYHARIAPRRIAPVASVMMEVTLANHRQADFERFERAIAAIPEIVACWSVGGGVDYILKIIAPDIDAYQRLVDGLLDRELGIDRYFTYIVTKTVKEETVLPVSSFTGSDE; the protein is encoded by the coding sequence ATGAAGCTCGACGCCATCGACCTGCGCATTCTCGACGCCGTCCAGCGCGACGGCCGCATCACCAAGCTGGCGCTGGCCGAAAAGGCCGGGCTATCGCCGACACCATGCTGGATGCGGCTGCGCAAGCTCGAAAAGGCAGGCGTGATCACCGGCTACCACGCCCGCATCGCTCCACGGCGCATCGCGCCGGTTGCCAGCGTCATGATGGAGGTGACGCTCGCCAATCATCGCCAGGCGGATTTCGAGCGTTTCGAACGCGCCATCGCCGCAATTCCGGAGATCGTCGCCTGCTGGTCGGTCGGCGGCGGCGTCGACTACATCCTGAAGATCATCGCCCCCGATATCGACGCCTATCAGCGGCTGGTCGACGGGCTTCTCGACCGCGAACTCGGCATCGACCGCTACTTCACCTACATCGTCACCAAGACGGTGAAGGAGGAAACGGTGCTCCCGGTCTCTTCCTTCACCGGATCAGATGAATAA